In Aegilops tauschii subsp. strangulata cultivar AL8/78 chromosome 3, Aet v6.0, whole genome shotgun sequence, one genomic interval encodes:
- the LOC109738895 gene encoding pentatricopeptide repeat-containing protein At5g66520: MPPLRDEMVAVRRYAELLSRCRGGADARPIARIQAALVTSGLLRRSAELHDALIRALASSGRPQAALPLYAHLLRAGLLPTPHTLPSLLKSLALSPAVPGARRLALAVHAHAVRLGLTGFLLVNNALIRVHAGLLGRLPDAHLLLRASAAVDASTFNTLITAHARAGRVADARSLFDEMPERNVVSWSAMVNGYVQAGDVREALGVFSQMQAQGVRPDDTVLVGVLAACAQLGALEQGKWVHGYLKANNIRITVFLGTALVDMYAKCGEVQLGMEVFEGMKDKNVLAWTTMIKGLAMHGRGADSLTLFSQMESSGVKPDDIAFIGALCACTHTGLVDKGRELFNSMVSNYGIKPKIEHYGCMVDLLARNGLLSEARDMVEKMPMKPDALIWGALMAGCRFHKNVELAEYAIKHWIELEPDKSGAYVLLGNIYSASGRHASAREIRDLMREKGVEKTPGCSNVEIKGVIHQFIVGDLSHPRIKDILTKWYEIDSRIRLEEGYVPDKKEVLLDIEEEEMEGALSRHSEKLAIAFALISTNDNIPIRIVKNLRVCQDCHHVTKLISKVYGREIVVRDRTRFHLFKDGTCSCKDYW, translated from the coding sequence ATGCCACCACTACGTGATGAGATGGTGGCCGTCCGGCGGTACGCGGAGCTGCTGTCGCGGTGCCGCGGCGGCGCGGACGCGCGGCCGATCGCGCGGATCCAGGCGGCCCTGGTCACGTCGGGCCTGCTCCGGCGCAGCGCGGAGCTCCACGACGCGCTCATCCGGGCGCTCGCCAGCTCCGGGAGGCCGCAGGCGGCGCTCCCGCTCTACGCCCACCTCCTCCGCGCGGGCCTCCTCCCCACCCCGCACACCCTCCCCTCGCTCCTCAAGTCGCTCGCCCTCTCCCCCGCCGTCCCGGGCGCGCGCCGCCTCGCGCTCGCCGTCCACGCCCACGCCGTCAGGCTCGGCCTCACGGGTTTCCTCCTCGTGAACAACGCGCTCATCCGCGTCCACGCGGGCCTGCTCGGCCGCCTGCCCGACGCGCACCTGCTGCTGCGCGCCTCGGCCGCCGTCGacgcctccacgttcaacacgcTCATCACCGCGCACGCGAGGGCTGGGCGAGTCGCCGACGCCCGCTccctgttcgacgaaatgcctGAGAGGAATGTTGTGTCCTGGAGCGCCATGGTGAATGGGTACGTGCAGGCCGGGGACGTGAGGGAGGCGCTGGGGGTGTTCTCTCAGATGCAGGCCCAAGGTGTCCGCCCGGACGACACGGTTCTCGTCGGGGTGCTTGCCGCGTGCGCGCAGCTGGGGGCTCTGGAACAGGGGAAGTGGGTGCATGGTTACCTCAAAGCAAACAATATCAGGATCACCGTGTTCCTGGGCACTGCGTTGGTTGATATGTATGCCAAATGTGGTGAGGTGCAGCTTGGAATGGAGGTGTTTGAGGGAATGAAGGACAAGAATGTGCTGGCCTGGACTACTATGATAAAGGGCCTGGCTATGCACGGCCGCGGCGCAGACTCATTGACACTCTTCTCCCAGATGGAGAGCTCAGGTGTGAAGCCGGATGACATTGCCTTCATTGGTGCTCTCTGTGCTTGCACACACACTGGGTTGGTTGACAAGGGTCGGGAGCTTTTCAACTCCATGGTGAGCAACTATGGTATTAAACCAAAGATTGAGCATTATGGATGCATGGTAGACCTCCTGGCACGGAATGGCTTGCTGAGTGAGGCCAGAGACATGGTTGAGAAAATGCCCATGAAACCAGATGCCTTAATCTGGGGAGCTCTAATGGCTGGTTGTAGGTTCCACAAGAATGTGGAGTTGGCTGAGTATGCTATAAAGCACTGGATCGAATTGGAGCCAGACAAAAGTGGTGCTTATGTACTTTTAGGTAACATATATTCTGCCTCTGGTAGGCATGCTTCTGCGAGGGAAATTCGGGACCTAATGCGTGAGAAGGGAGTTGAGAAGACACCTGGATGTAGCAATGTGGAGATTAAAGGAGTTATCCACCAGTTCATTGTTGGAGATCTGTCTCATCCTCGCATAAAAGATATTTTGACAAAGTGGTATGAGATAGATAGTAGGATAAGGCTAGAGGAAGGTTACGTGCCTGATAAGAAAGAAGTTTTGCTTGACATTGAAGAAGAAGAGATGGAAGGTGCACTCAGCCGCCACAGTGAGAAGCTGGCAATCGCATTTGCTTTGATAAGTACAAATGATAATATACCCATTCGGATTGTCAAGAACCTCAGAGTCTGCCAAGATTGCCATCATGTCACCAAACTTATATCCAAAGTATATGGGAGAGAAATTGTTGTTAGAGATCGAACACGTTTCCATTTGTTCAAAGATGGCACCTGTTCGTGCAAGGACTATTGGTAG